A genomic region of Oscillatoria sp. FACHB-1406 contains the following coding sequences:
- a CDS encoding PspA/IM30 family protein, translating into MGELFDRMSRVARAELNADGEYGDRNYPSEGAALVAGGVISGASVGKIGILAGGTGYSLGTIPLAAVGALSGAALFEVLRSLVENDASSAKAAAIGATGGAATSAVVGGVGVSVGGSAFGVGMASMAAGGAVVGLGLVGLNRLLQQGLDPEYLLERAIDEMEMDAWKVRQAITNVVVSQKNLKPHYEQAEEEVTRWEGRVKLALQKGDKFLAGEALKRKKMHAEILSSLKEPRDRGLALVNSAKEKLALLEDKIVEAKTMRTSLKAKITTLKLGQASPNAFQESSAAMKAFERMEEKIKQLESRSQGLDKLSKADWDAEFTRIELDINTSVDEELEKLKRMLSSGQIEPPVDEELEELKEMISPQQSKTSTNGALEESRQTFDSTKSAFSVEEELERLKGMISSHQFQDSADKELEKLRQTLSSINNAPSVEEELE; encoded by the coding sequence ATGGGAGAATTATTCGATCGCATGAGTCGCGTAGCTCGAGCGGAATTGAACGCCGACGGTGAGTATGGCGATCGCAATTATCCAAGTGAAGGGGCAGCCTTAGTCGCTGGAGGAGTAATATCGGGTGCTTCTGTTGGTAAAATTGGCATCTTAGCTGGGGGTACGGGTTACAGTCTCGGTACAATTCCTCTAGCGGCTGTTGGGGCTTTAAGCGGTGCTGCCCTTTTTGAAGTATTGCGATCGCTCGTTGAGAATGATGCTTCTTCTGCAAAAGCTGCTGCGATCGGGGCAACAGGCGGTGCGGCAACTTCAGCAGTTGTTGGCGGTGTTGGAGTCTCGGTAGGCGGGAGTGCCTTCGGGGTTGGAATGGCTTCAATGGCGGCAGGCGGAGCCGTTGTAGGATTGGGTTTAGTCGGTTTAAATCGTCTGCTTCAGCAAGGTCTCGATCCCGAGTATCTTTTGGAGCGCGCGATCGATGAAATGGAAATGGATGCTTGGAAAGTTCGTCAAGCTATTACTAACGTGGTGGTTAGCCAAAAGAACCTTAAACCGCACTACGAACAGGCAGAAGAAGAAGTAACGCGCTGGGAAGGGAGAGTGAAACTGGCTCTCCAAAAAGGAGATAAATTTTTAGCGGGGGAGGCTCTCAAGCGTAAAAAGATGCACGCTGAAATTCTCAGCAGTTTGAAAGAACCGCGCGATCGAGGATTAGCTTTAGTTAACAGTGCTAAAGAAAAGCTTGCACTTTTAGAGGATAAAATCGTTGAAGCAAAAACGATGAGAACGAGTCTGAAAGCTAAGATTACGACTCTTAAACTGGGTCAAGCATCACCGAATGCGTTCCAGGAAAGTAGTGCCGCAATGAAAGCTTTCGAGCGAATGGAAGAAAAAATCAAGCAACTAGAGAGCCGTTCGCAGGGACTCGATAAACTTTCTAAAGCCGATTGGGATGCCGAATTTACCAGGATAGAGTTGGACATCAATACTTCTGTGGATGAAGAATTGGAGAAATTGAAACGAATGCTTTCCTCTGGTCAGATCGAGCCTCCTGTAGATGAAGAATTGGAGGAGTTAAAAGAAATGATTTCTCCCCAGCAGTCCAAAACTTCGACCAATGGAGCATTGGAGGAATCAAGACAAACGTTTGACTCGACTAAAAGCGCTTTTTCTGTCGAAGAAGAATTGGAGAGGTTAAAAGGGATGATTTCCTCCCATCAGTTCCAGGATTCTGCCGATAAAGAATTAGAGAAATTAAGACAAACACTTTCCTCAATTAATAACGCTCCTTCTGTCGAAGAAGAATTAGAGTAG
- the lipA gene encoding lipoyl synthase, whose translation MTQLNSEPQTPPSKLAWREEITSLPPWLRRSIGKASEISTVQQIIKQRGIHTICEEGRCPNRGECYSKKTATFLLMGPICTRACGFCQVDKGHAPMPLDAKEAEKVAEAVQLLGLRYVVLTSVARDDLADGGAGEFVKTMREIRSRVPKIEIEVLTPDFWSGSKEKQRERIGAIAALKPACYNHNIETVRRLQGPVRRGAKYDRSLAVLEWVKRCDANIPTKSGLMLGHGETEAEIEEALRDLRAVGCDRVTLGQYLRPSLAHLPVQKYWTPEEFEHLGEIARSLGFTGVRSGPLVRSSYHAGEPDANPLP comes from the coding sequence ATGACGCAACTCAATTCTGAACCCCAAACGCCTCCCTCAAAACTCGCTTGGCGCGAAGAAATTACGTCGCTACCGCCTTGGTTGCGCCGTTCTATCGGCAAGGCGAGCGAAATTTCGACCGTTCAGCAAATTATCAAGCAGCGCGGCATTCATACGATTTGTGAGGAGGGACGCTGTCCGAATCGCGGCGAATGTTACAGCAAGAAGACGGCGACGTTTTTGTTGATGGGGCCGATTTGTACCCGCGCTTGCGGCTTTTGTCAGGTGGATAAGGGCCATGCGCCGATGCCGTTGGATGCAAAAGAGGCGGAAAAAGTCGCTGAAGCGGTGCAGTTGTTGGGGTTGCGCTATGTAGTGCTAACTTCGGTGGCGCGGGATGATTTAGCAGATGGGGGTGCGGGTGAATTTGTCAAGACCATGCGAGAAATTCGATCGCGCGTTCCTAAGATTGAAATTGAGGTGCTGACTCCGGATTTTTGGAGCGGCAGCAAGGAGAAGCAGCGAGAACGAATCGGCGCGATCGCGGCTCTCAAACCCGCCTGTTACAATCACAACATCGAGACAGTGCGGCGGTTGCAAGGCCCGGTACGTCGCGGGGCGAAATACGATCGCTCGTTGGCCGTGTTGGAATGGGTGAAACGCTGCGATGCCAACATTCCCACGAAATCGGGTTTGATGTTAGGACACGGCGAAACCGAGGCAGAAATTGAGGAAGCGCTGCGAGACTTGCGGGCAGTAGGGTGCGATCGCGTCACCCTCGGACAATACCTGCGCCCCTCCTTAGCCCATTTGCCCGTGCAGAAATACTGGACACCCGAAGAATTCGAGCATCTAGGAGAAATCGCGCGATCGCTCGGCTTTACCGGGGTGCGATCGGGCCCTCTCGTGCGCAGTTCCTATCACGCCGGAGAACCCGATGCTAACCCCCTGCCTTAA
- a CDS encoding ATP-binding protein — protein sequence MKTELNIPSDLKFLAVVERWLLDCLEIELGDSVDWPRHSNRLRLALVEAYSNVVRHAHKEQSQIPVLLRVELKERELALEIWDYGNGFDLSTYLPPEPNAKQEGGYGWLIMNRLMDRVEYRLQVNGRNCLKLETRLPETELKAGG from the coding sequence ATGAAAACAGAACTAAACATCCCAAGCGATCTCAAATTTTTAGCGGTTGTGGAGCGCTGGTTGCTAGACTGCCTCGAAATCGAACTCGGCGATTCTGTCGATTGGCCGCGCCACTCTAACCGATTACGCCTTGCGTTGGTGGAAGCGTACTCGAATGTGGTGCGCCACGCTCACAAGGAGCAGTCGCAGATTCCTGTTTTATTGCGCGTCGAGTTGAAAGAACGAGAATTGGCGCTCGAAATTTGGGATTACGGTAATGGGTTTGACCTCTCAACCTATTTGCCCCCGGAACCGAACGCAAAGCAGGAGGGCGGCTACGGTTGGCTGATTATGAATCGTTTGATGGATCGCGTTGAGTACCGCTTGCAGGTGAATGGACGCAATTGCTTGAAGCTCGAAACACGCCTACCGGAAACGGAGCTTAAGGCAGGGGGTTAG
- a CDS encoding SpoIIE family protein phosphatase yields MSPERGKKLNLMVVDDEPDNLDLLYRTFRRDFNVFKADSAIKALEILDTEGEMAVIISDQRMPVMNGTEFLSRTVDRFPDTIRILLTGYTDVEDLVDAINSGKVFKYITKPWKPDNLKAIVQQASETYKVLKQRTNELRRALRREEILNVVMTAIRESLDYENVLRTIVKTIGENFEARSGILRPVEDRQLMPNAFYYDVEGEPQLPQSSTEVEKLMARVLESGKTQSQPEDSNGQDSVQLALPLTVQQEPLAILYLSQMESKNPWTEAEIRLLESVAEQAALAISQAKLYQRTQLQAEKMRAELEVARQIQHNLLRQSWADTGEVKVQASCYPAREVGGDFFEVYIHPQGDVWLAVGDVSGKGVPAALFMASAISILRRELTQETSPEPETVLRNLNQSMSEDLFSTNCFITMVVARYTPTTQRLAYVNAGHIYPMVWHSQTGIELAEATETGGEPNYLKARGIPVGILPIWKGQAGEIALKQGDIFLLTSDGITEATLAKELALGSSHHTRHLQAGSFLNQEGLWQLILHEAPTFDLDNLLTRFREYTNQVQEDDQTMLSLEVL; encoded by the coding sequence ATGAGTCCGGAAAGAGGGAAAAAGTTGAATTTAATGGTGGTGGACGACGAGCCGGACAACTTAGATCTGCTGTATCGCACTTTTCGACGCGATTTCAACGTTTTTAAAGCAGACAGCGCCATTAAAGCTTTGGAAATTCTCGATACTGAGGGCGAAATGGCGGTGATCATCTCCGACCAACGGATGCCGGTGATGAACGGAACCGAGTTTCTCAGTCGCACGGTCGATCGCTTCCCGGACACAATTCGTATCCTTCTGACAGGTTATACCGATGTTGAAGATCTCGTAGATGCAATCAACTCCGGTAAAGTATTCAAGTATATTACTAAGCCCTGGAAACCCGACAACCTCAAAGCGATCGTCCAACAAGCCTCCGAGACTTATAAAGTTCTCAAACAGCGAACGAACGAACTGCGTCGAGCGCTGCGGCGCGAAGAGATCCTCAACGTCGTGATGACGGCGATTAGAGAATCCCTCGACTATGAAAATGTCCTACGAACCATCGTCAAAACCATAGGGGAAAATTTTGAGGCACGCAGTGGCATCCTGCGCCCGGTTGAAGACCGACAGTTGATGCCAAATGCTTTCTATTATGACGTTGAGGGCGAACCTCAGTTGCCGCAGTCTTCCACTGAAGTGGAGAAGCTGATGGCGCGAGTTCTCGAGAGCGGTAAAACTCAGTCTCAGCCCGAAGACAGCAACGGTCAAGATAGCGTACAACTCGCGCTTCCGCTTACCGTACAGCAAGAACCGCTCGCCATCTTGTACCTCAGCCAGATGGAAAGCAAAAATCCTTGGACGGAGGCAGAAATTCGGTTGCTGGAGTCGGTTGCCGAACAAGCTGCTTTAGCGATTTCCCAGGCTAAACTCTACCAGCGCACTCAGCTACAAGCCGAGAAGATGCGAGCCGAACTCGAAGTGGCACGCCAGATTCAACATAACTTGTTGCGTCAGAGTTGGGCGGATACCGGAGAAGTCAAGGTGCAGGCTAGTTGTTATCCGGCGCGAGAAGTCGGCGGCGATTTTTTTGAGGTTTACATTCATCCTCAAGGGGATGTTTGGTTAGCGGTGGGGGATGTTTCGGGCAAAGGCGTTCCGGCGGCGTTATTTATGGCAAGTGCGATTTCCATCCTGCGGCGAGAATTGACGCAAGAAACCTCTCCCGAACCGGAAACGGTGTTGCGCAATCTCAACCAGAGTATGAGCGAAGACTTATTCAGTACGAATTGCTTTATTACGATGGTCGTCGCTCGCTACACGCCTACCACGCAACGGCTAGCTTATGTCAATGCAGGGCATATCTATCCGATGGTGTGGCATAGCCAAACCGGAATCGAGCTAGCAGAAGCCACGGAGACAGGAGGGGAACCTAATTATCTCAAAGCTCGAGGAATTCCCGTCGGAATTTTACCGATTTGGAAAGGTCAAGCGGGCGAAATCGCGCTCAAACAGGGTGATATTTTCTTGTTAACCAGCGATGGTATCACTGAAGCTACGCTGGCTAAGGAGCTTGCGTTGGGTTCCTCCCATCACACGCGCCATCTACAAGCAGGTTCGTTTTTGAATCAAGAGGGACTTTGGCAGTTGATTCTGCACGAAGCTCCAACCTTCGATCTCGATAACTTACTGACTCGCTTTCGCGAGTATACCAACCAAGTTCAGGAAGACGACCAAACTATGTTATCTCTGGAGGTTCTGTAG
- a CDS encoding alpha/beta hydrolase has protein sequence MPFRQTLSLPQTQISYLEWSGGKVPLMLLHGLADCALVWRSLGEALADNYHIVAPDLRGHGESSKPLNGYTFEEIIGDLQALMQHLGWSSAHLLGHSWSAKLLPLWTTQYPEQVRSLILVDPFFIGKIPSAFKFTFPLLYKILPFLQAMGPFSSDEEAEMKAQQLKQYRGWSALQQEAFRGGIEQKPDGTWGSKFTAAARDGAFEEVMRVAGLTDEIATPTLFVKPQQGLNRTEWQLKPYKTYLKNLKIVEVPGNHWAFMVESKAFNAVVEEFLQQQN, from the coding sequence ATGCCTTTTCGTCAAACGCTTTCCCTTCCTCAAACACAAATCTCCTACCTCGAATGGTCTGGCGGAAAAGTCCCTTTGATGCTCTTGCATGGTTTAGCTGACTGTGCTTTAGTTTGGCGATCGCTCGGCGAGGCGCTGGCGGACAACTATCATATCGTTGCTCCCGATTTGCGCGGACATGGAGAAAGCAGCAAACCTTTAAACGGATACACTTTCGAGGAAATTATCGGCGACTTACAAGCTCTAATGCAACATTTAGGGTGGTCTTCTGCCCACCTCCTCGGACATTCTTGGAGCGCAAAATTATTACCACTTTGGACGACGCAATACCCGGAACAAGTTCGCAGTTTAATTCTTGTCGATCCTTTTTTTATCGGTAAAATTCCGAGCGCCTTTAAATTCACCTTCCCTCTATTGTATAAAATCTTACCTTTTCTCCAAGCAATGGGGCCTTTTAGCAGCGATGAAGAAGCCGAAATGAAGGCACAGCAATTGAAACAATATCGCGGTTGGAGTGCCTTACAGCAAGAAGCGTTTCGAGGCGGAATCGAACAAAAGCCCGATGGAACTTGGGGCAGTAAATTTACCGCAGCCGCTCGCGATGGTGCTTTTGAGGAAGTGATGCGGGTAGCGGGATTAACCGACGAGATCGCAACTCCCACGCTGTTTGTCAAACCCCAACAAGGCTTAAATCGAACTGAATGGCAATTGAAGCCTTACAAAACTTATTTAAAAAATTTAAAAATTGTTGAAGTTCCGGGCAATCATTGGGCATTCATGGTAGAAAGCAAAGCATTTAATGCCGTCGTGGAGGAGTTTTTACAGCAGCAAAATTGA
- a CDS encoding circularly permuted type 2 ATP-grasp protein, which produces MPLATYDPENFYDEIYQAAGEPRPSAAALIKWMRQLTPETLQQQQEMAKVALFKLGITFNVYSDNRGVERVFPFDIIPRIVSASDWTRLESGLKQRIAALNEFIIDIYNAQKILKDGIIPREIIESATGFLKPCFGLQPPSNVWCHITGTDLVRDKDGQWYVLEDNLRVPSGISYVLENRRVMKSTFPKIFQTMAIHPVDDYPSHLLDTLLNLAPPHLANPTVAVLTPGIYNSAYFEHSFLAQQMGADLVEGRDLVVFDGYLQMRTTKGLRRVDVIYRRVDDDFIDPQVFRPDSLLGVPGLMEVYRKGRVALANAPGTGVADDKVVYAYVPEIIRYYLGEEPIIPNVPTYLCWREQDREYVLANLESLVVKAANESGGYGMLVGSDSTAAQREEFAEKIKANPRNYIAQPTLCLSRVPTLIGDRIEGRHVDLRPYILHKGDEVYVHPGGLTRVALKKGSLVVNSSQGGGSKDTWVLRDSE; this is translated from the coding sequence TTGCCCCTAGCAACCTACGATCCCGAAAACTTTTATGACGAAATCTACCAAGCTGCCGGAGAACCGCGTCCCTCAGCCGCAGCATTAATTAAATGGATGCGGCAACTCACACCCGAAACTTTGCAGCAGCAACAAGAAATGGCTAAAGTTGCCCTGTTTAAATTGGGCATTACGTTTAATGTTTATAGCGACAATCGGGGTGTAGAGCGCGTTTTTCCTTTTGATATCATCCCTAGAATTGTTTCGGCATCAGATTGGACAAGGTTAGAGAGCGGTCTGAAACAAAGAATTGCTGCTTTAAATGAATTTATCATCGATATTTATAACGCGCAAAAAATCTTAAAAGACGGCATAATCCCGAGGGAAATCATTGAATCGGCAACGGGCTTTCTCAAGCCATGTTTCGGGCTACAACCGCCTTCTAATGTCTGGTGTCATATCACGGGAACCGATTTAGTCCGCGATAAAGACGGACAGTGGTATGTCCTCGAAGATAATCTGCGCGTACCTTCGGGCATATCTTACGTGCTAGAAAATCGTCGCGTGATGAAAAGTACGTTCCCGAAAATTTTCCAGACGATGGCGATTCACCCCGTTGATGATTATCCCAGCCATCTCCTCGATACTTTACTCAATCTTGCACCGCCACATCTGGCCAATCCGACGGTTGCCGTTCTTACACCGGGAATTTACAATTCTGCCTATTTTGAACATTCTTTTCTCGCCCAACAAATGGGGGCGGATTTGGTAGAAGGACGAGATTTAGTGGTGTTTGATGGCTACTTGCAAATGCGAACGACGAAGGGACTGCGCCGAGTGGATGTGATTTATCGCCGCGTGGATGACGATTTTATCGATCCCCAGGTGTTTCGCCCCGATTCGCTATTGGGGGTTCCGGGTTTGATGGAGGTATATCGTAAGGGACGGGTAGCGCTGGCGAATGCACCGGGAACGGGGGTGGCCGATGATAAAGTGGTGTATGCTTACGTGCCGGAGATTATTCGTTACTATTTGGGAGAGGAACCGATTATTCCTAACGTTCCGACTTATTTATGCTGGCGGGAACAGGATCGCGAGTATGTTTTGGCGAATCTGGAAAGCTTGGTGGTGAAGGCGGCGAATGAGTCGGGCGGTTACGGAATGTTGGTGGGAAGCGATTCGACGGCGGCGCAACGCGAGGAGTTTGCGGAAAAAATTAAAGCAAACCCCCGCAATTATATCGCGCAGCCGACGCTCTGCCTGTCGCGCGTGCCGACGTTAATTGGCGATCGCATCGAAGGGCGGCACGTCGATTTACGCCCCTATATCCTGCATAAGGGAGACGAGGTTTACGTTCATCCCGGCGGATTGACGCGGGTAGCGTTGAAAAAAGGTTCTCTGGTGGTTAATTCTTCTCAAGGGGGGGGAAGTAAGGATACTTGGGTTTTAAGGGATAGTGAATAA
- a CDS encoding aromatic ring-hydroxylating dioxygenase subunit alpha, with the protein MIDNSLFLRNIWYYALPGGTLKRGQMRAKMLLGEPILFGRNNDGTVFAIADICPHRGIPLSYGNFDGEEVECCYHGWRFDRAGRCTEIPALVEGQAIEVNRICVKSYPTREVQGNIWIYMPSAENPQEPEFDVPVLPEFGDRSYQFLQTIHFPCTIDHAVIGLMDPAHATFVHRVWWWRSRGALFEKSKAFDPSPYGFTMRRHQLLKTSFGYRLLGSDKPEVEIAFRLPGIRIETVHAGKHTLCNLTAVTPLSENETEVNSLFYWTVPWLGAIAPILRPLVKAFFHQDRDVIVKQQEGLRHNPTLMLIDDADAQARWYFQLKNEYARAKREGRSFENPVKSKVLRWRS; encoded by the coding sequence GTGATCGATAATTCCCTGTTTTTAAGAAATATTTGGTACTACGCGCTGCCGGGAGGGACGTTGAAGCGCGGACAAATGCGTGCGAAAATGCTACTGGGCGAGCCAATTTTGTTCGGGCGCAACAATGATGGGACGGTATTCGCGATCGCGGATATTTGCCCCCATCGCGGCATTCCCTTATCCTACGGTAACTTTGATGGTGAGGAAGTCGAGTGCTGTTACCACGGTTGGCGATTCGATCGCGCCGGACGCTGTACGGAGATTCCTGCTTTGGTGGAAGGACAAGCCATTGAGGTGAATCGCATTTGCGTTAAGTCCTACCCGACGCGGGAAGTTCAGGGGAATATCTGGATTTATATGCCTTCGGCGGAAAATCCCCAAGAACCAGAATTTGATGTTCCCGTGTTGCCGGAATTTGGCGATCGCAGCTACCAATTCCTACAAACCATCCACTTTCCCTGCACCATCGATCACGCTGTCATCGGATTGATGGATCCCGCCCACGCAACCTTCGTTCATCGCGTCTGGTGGTGGCGATCGCGCGGCGCACTTTTTGAGAAGTCAAAAGCCTTCGATCCTTCTCCCTACGGGTTCACCATGCGCCGCCACCAACTGCTAAAAACCTCCTTTGGCTATCGACTTTTGGGAAGCGATAAACCAGAAGTGGAAATTGCCTTTCGCCTCCCCGGAATCCGCATCGAAACCGTCCATGCGGGCAAACATACGCTCTGCAATCTTACCGCCGTTACTCCTTTATCAGAAAACGAGACAGAAGTCAATAGCCTATTTTACTGGACAGTGCCGTGGTTGGGCGCGATCGCGCCGATTTTGCGCCCCTTGGTTAAAGCCTTTTTCCATCAAGATCGCGATGTCATCGTCAAACAGCAAGAAGGATTGCGGCACAATCCCACCTTAATGTTAATTGACGATGCCGACGCACAAGCGCGGTGGTACTTCCAGCTAAAAAACGAGTATGCCAGGGCTAAGCGAGAAGGGCGATCGTTCGAGAATCCTGTAAAGTCTAAAGTGCTGCGCTGGCGGAGTTAA
- the aroF gene encoding 3-deoxy-7-phosphoheptulonate synthase — protein MIVVMKVGSPEDEINRLSAEFESWGLSPEKIVGKHKVVIGLVGETADRDEEQIQEISPWIEQVLRVERPYKRASLEFRHGEPSEIAVSTPAGTVMFGENHPIVTMAGPCSVENEEMIVETAKRVKAAGAQFLRGGAYKPRTSPYAFQGHGESALNLLAAAREATGLGIVTEVMDTADLAIVSEYADIVQIGARNMQNFSLLKKVGAQDKPVFLKRGMSSTIEEWLMAAEYILAGGNSNVILCERGLRTFDRAYARNTLDLAAIPVLRGLTHLPIAIDPSHGTGRWEYVPAMAKAAIAAGTDCLMIEVHPNPAKALSDGPQSLTPDRFDSLMKELAVIGNAVERWPQPALAAV, from the coding sequence ATGATCGTAGTCATGAAAGTCGGTTCGCCCGAAGACGAAATTAATCGTCTCAGTGCGGAGTTTGAATCTTGGGGATTAAGCCCAGAAAAGATTGTCGGCAAACATAAAGTGGTGATCGGTTTAGTTGGAGAAACCGCCGATCGCGACGAGGAACAAATTCAAGAAATTAGCCCTTGGATCGAGCAAGTCTTGCGCGTCGAACGTCCTTACAAGCGCGCGAGTCTCGAGTTTCGTCACGGCGAACCGAGCGAAATCGCTGTCAGTACCCCCGCAGGAACGGTGATGTTCGGCGAAAATCACCCGATTGTGACGATGGCGGGGCCTTGTTCGGTGGAAAATGAGGAAATGATCGTCGAGACGGCTAAGCGCGTTAAGGCTGCCGGGGCGCAATTCTTACGCGGCGGTGCTTACAAACCGCGTACCTCGCCCTATGCGTTCCAAGGTCACGGCGAAAGCGCGTTGAACCTGTTAGCCGCAGCGCGAGAAGCAACCGGCCTCGGAATCGTGACGGAAGTCATGGATACGGCAGACTTAGCGATTGTTTCTGAATATGCAGATATCGTGCAAATCGGCGCGCGCAATATGCAGAATTTCTCGCTGTTGAAAAAAGTCGGCGCGCAGGATAAACCCGTGTTCTTAAAGCGCGGGATGTCCTCGACGATTGAAGAATGGTTGATGGCCGCCGAGTATATTTTGGCGGGAGGCAATTCCAACGTGATTTTGTGCGAGCGCGGTTTGCGGACTTTCGATCGCGCCTACGCCCGCAATACCCTCGATTTGGCAGCGATTCCCGTGTTGCGCGGTTTGACGCACTTACCGATCGCGATCGATCCCAGCCACGGAACCGGCCGCTGGGAATACGTCCCGGCGATGGCCAAAGCCGCGATCGCAGCCGGAACGGATTGTTTGATGATTGAAGTTCATCCCAACCCCGCAAAAGCCCTTTCCGACGGCCCACAATCGCTCACGCCAGATCGCTTCGACAGTCTGATGAAAGAGTTAGCCGTTATCGGGAATGCCGTAGAACGCTGGCCCCAACCCGCTCTAGCTGCGGTTTAA
- a CDS encoding PAM68 family protein: MSPEEKRNSLPFEPRSKRKKKQKQAPAAASDAPAALQDVKKTASTEASLSAIPDAVSKRMIRRMALFSGVPTALGISSFLISYWIVRQELFELPTVAVLFTSAGLFGLGVLGLSYGVLSTSWDEERSGGLWGFEEFKLNWGRMTEAWRSARKQKRGEPSP, translated from the coding sequence ATGTCTCCCGAAGAAAAACGCAATTCCCTACCCTTTGAACCCCGCAGCAAGCGCAAAAAGAAGCAAAAGCAAGCCCCTGCCGCCGCGTCCGATGCACCTGCCGCCCTCCAAGATGTAAAAAAGACCGCCTCTACCGAAGCGAGCCTTTCAGCCATTCCCGATGCGGTGAGTAAGCGCATGATTCGCAGGATGGCACTGTTTTCTGGCGTACCAACCGCTTTGGGAATCTCGAGTTTTTTGATTTCTTATTGGATTGTCCGACAAGAATTGTTTGAGTTACCAACCGTTGCTGTCCTCTTTACGAGCGCTGGGTTATTCGGCTTGGGCGTTTTAGGACTCAGCTACGGCGTATTATCAACCTCTTGGGATGAAGAGCGATCGGGCGGACTCTGGGGTTTTGAGGAGTTCAAGCTGAACTGGGGACGCATGACGGAGGCATGGCGTTCGGCGCGCAAACAAAAGCGAGGCGAGCCATCGCCTTAG
- the rpsO gene encoding 30S ribosomal protein S15, which yields MPLTQEYKQEIISEYQVHETDTGSSDVQVAMLSKRIEQLTTHLQANKKDHASRRGLLKLIGRRKRLLDYIQSSDSDRYQQLIKRLGIRG from the coding sequence ATGCCTCTGACTCAAGAGTACAAACAAGAAATTATCTCCGAATATCAGGTACACGAGACGGACACCGGCTCTTCGGACGTGCAAGTTGCGATGCTGAGCAAGCGCATCGAACAATTGACAACTCACCTGCAAGCAAACAAAAAGGATCACGCTTCTCGGCGCGGTTTGCTCAAGTTAATCGGTCGCCGCAAGCGCTTGTTAGACTACATTCAAAGTTCCGATAGCGATCGCTATCAGCAATTGATTAAACGTCTTGGCATTCGCGGCTAA